One genomic region from Vitis riparia cultivar Riparia Gloire de Montpellier isolate 1030 chromosome 17, EGFV_Vit.rip_1.0, whole genome shotgun sequence encodes:
- the LOC117904894 gene encoding uncharacterized protein LOC117904894, whose protein sequence is MYARLVCFCLNLCCFLAIFPCSTLGTKLSCDGEKAQPLFTSDPELMPILAGTLVAACYGCEQNKGVVQQEVSMDMLLSLLRSCRNALPGVRSNLIQDSSRMDDSSECNTVGPESRKLLMDVSLRPSRHNARSTRGILGKGVASGNSLRLGKMRNQRDSKGLKTCEEMALKHNMQAPETHSALMLHFRFPSSFMDRAEQFFSAGTASVGDEV, encoded by the exons ATGTATGCCAGGTTGGTTTGCTTCTGCTTGAATCTCTGTTGCTTCTTAGCTATTTTTCCTTGTTCCACCCTGGGAACCAAGCTGTCCTGCGATGGGGAAAAAGCCCAACCATTATTCACAAG CGACCCTGAGTTGATGCCAATCTTGGCTGGCACGCTAGTTGCTGCCTGCTATGGATGTGAACAGAACAAGGGTGTGGTTCAACAAGAAGTCAGTATGGACATGCTTCTTTCATTACTGAGGTCTTGTAGAAATGCTTTGCCTGGAGTTCGATCGAATTTGATCCAAGACAGTTCTCGAATGGATGATTCTAGTGAATGCAATACAGTGGGACCTGAATCTAGAAAACTTCTAATGGACGTATCTTTAAGACCCAGCCGTCATAATGCAAGAAGCACCCGGGGTATTTTAGGTAAAGGTGTTGCCTCAGGAAACAGCCTCCGACTTGGCAAGATGCGAAACCAAAGAGATAGCAAAGGATTAAAAACATGTGAAGAAATGGCCTTGAAGCACAATATGCAAGCCCCGGAAACTCACTCTGCTTTGATGTTGCACTTTAGATTCCCTAGCAGCTTCATGGATAGAGCTGAGCAGTTCTTTTCAGCAGGGACTGCCAGCGTGGGTGATGAAGTTTGA
- the LOC117904893 gene encoding uncharacterized protein LOC117904893: MTEGLDKEHVLVGYDSYEEPGRRVIVYERHQSLQDWLQQHQVVIGGRLNQELISIIWDLLKAIQYLVPLRKLEGGFDMHNVVVVKGRGKITGLWDDYEGQNLQVIRLEIASVLENIFSRCYGLEITQIEDFRSLIAVLRKSDLPHDHVFRIIHRHPLLLTHSSRVAFRLLAYTSILRYNSNYRTSQFVGDYDNFLSACSLSRPCISTSWTQWVKYNNRPNYYSQELKRALALPSTPYSDSPWSFFKFMRNLVARVGNAEDLDKELNLIWPGFLGMIFEMLLEFQVVLIDSV; this comes from the exons ATGACAGAAGGTTTGGATAAGGAGCATGTGTTAGTTGGTTATGATAGTTATGAAGAACCAGGACGACGTGTAATTGTTTATGAACGCCACCAAAGCCTACAAGATTGGCTCCAACAGCATCAAGTTGTGATTGGAGGGAGACTTAACCAAGAGTTGATATCCATTATATG GGACCTGCTTAAAGCCATTCAATACTTGGTGCCATTAAGAAAGCTGGAAGGTGGCTTTGACATGCATAATGTAGTAGTGGTGAAGGGAAGGGGGAAAATTACAGGATTATGGGATGACTATGAAGGACAAAATCTTCAGGTTATCCGACTAGAAATTGCAAGTGTGTTAGAAAACATTTTCAGCCGCTGCTATGGGCTTGAAATAACTCAAATTGAAGATTTCAGATCCCTTATTGCTGTTTTAAGGAAATCAGACCTAcctcatga CCATGTTTTCAGGATCATACACAGACATCCCTTGCTTTTGACCCATTCTTCCCGTGTTGCTTTTCGATTGCTTGCCTACACATCTATACTTAGATATAATTCCAATTACCGAACATCACAATTTGTTGGAGACTATGATAATTTTTTGTCTGCTTGTTCTTTAAGTCGTCCGTGTATTAGcacttcatggacccaatgggtaAAATATAACAACAGACCAAACTactatagccaagaattgaagaGGGCTTTGGCATTGCCGTCTACTCCGTATTCAGATTCCCCTTGgtctttttttaaattcatgagAAATCTTGTAGCCCGTGTG ggaaatgctgAAGATTTAGACAAAGAGTTAAACCTCATTTGGCCCGGTTTTCTTGGGATGATATTTGAAATGCTACTAGAATTTCAAGTAGTTTTGATTGATA GTGTCTGA
- the LOC117904099 gene encoding uncharacterized protein LOC117904099, producing the protein MATPSRSHSSDRGEEDNSEWRRAIERRQLASERQLQTLLQETTRLREENAILRIQASSTGIPRPCHHPVVTSGFLVPKFSTYDGCSDPFDHIMHYRQLMTLDIGNDPLLCKVFPASLQGQALSWFHRLPPNSVDTFRDLSEAFVGQYLCSARHKQNISTLQNIKMKDNESLREFVKRFGQAVLQVEACSMDAVLQIFKRCICPSTPFFESLAKKPPMTMDDLFRRANKYSMLEDDVRAATQQVLVAGQSSKGSTEGSTKPPDRPRPSDRRQEGPSRPEVPPLTPLSITYEKLLPMIQNLSDFRWPRPLGSDPSRRDHSKKCAYHKEHGHTTETCRSLQYLVERLIKAGHLRQYLRSDARDGDASRGRDSGPHGSSRPQSRHKLH; encoded by the exons ATGGCCACGCCTTCCCGAAGCCATTCATCTGACAGAGGAGAGGAAGATAATTCCGAATGGCGCCGCGCCATCGAAAGAAGGCAGTTAGCAAGCGAGCGACAACTACAAACTCTCCTCCAGGAGACGACAAggttaagagaagaaaatgcgATATTACGTATCCAGGCATCGTCGACAGGAATTCCCCGTCCCTGCCACCATCCAGttgtcacttct GGGTTCCTCGTACCAAAGTTCTCCACATACGATGGGTGCAGTGACCCcttcgaccatatcatgcactaTCGACAGCTCATGACCCTTGATATAGGCAACGACCCGCTGCTGTGCAAAGTATTCCCTGCCAGTCTGCAAGGACAGGCTCTCTCATGGTTCCATCGCCTGCCTCCTAACTCGGTAGATACCTTCAGAGACCTTTCAGAAGCTTTCGTGGGACAATACCTGTGCTCCGCCAGACATAAGCAAAACATCAGCACCttgcaaaatataaaaatgaaggacAATGAATCCTTGAGGGAGTTCGTGAAACGATTTGGCCAGGCTGTCCTGCAAGTAGAAGCTTGCAGCATGGACGCTGTCCTACAAATCTTCAAGCGATGTATTTGCCCAAGCACTCCATTTTTTGAGTCACTGGCTAAAAAGCCTCCCATGACGATGGACGACTTGTTTCGACGTGCaaacaaatactcaatgctCGAAGATGACGTACGGGCAGCTACCCAGCAAGTATTGGTTGCCGGACAATCGTCCAAGGGTAGCACAGAGGGAAGCACTAAACCTCCGGACAGGCCAAGACCATCCGATCGAAGGCAAGAGGGGCCAAGCCGCCCGGAGGTGCCACCTCTCACACCACTCTCTATAACTTATGAGAAGCTTCTCCCTATGATCCAGAACTTGTCCGATTTCAGGTGGCCCAGACCCCTCGGATCGGATCCATCCAGGAGAGATCATAGCAAAAAATGTGCTTACCATAAGGAGCATGGCCATACAACGGAGACGTGCAGAAGCCTCCAATATTTGGTGGAAAGACTTATAAAGGCGGGTCATTTAAGGCAATACCTCCGTTCAGATGCTAGAGATGGGGATGCCTCCCGGGGTCGCGACTCTGGGCCCCACGGCTCCAGCCGCCCCCAAAGCCGTCATAAACTACATTAA